In Oryza sativa Japonica Group chromosome 11, ASM3414082v1, the following are encoded in one genomic region:
- the LOC4350610 gene encoding auxin response factor 23 isoform 1 (isoform 1 is encoded by transcript variant 2), whose product MATAEVGGGGGEGDAAAAAVARGGGGGGGGGGGEDALFTELWSACAGPLVTVPRVGEKVFYFPQGHIEQVEASTNQVGEQRMQLYNLPWKILCEVMNVELKAEPDTDEVYAQLTLLPESKQQEDNGSTEEEVPSAPAAGHVRPRVHSFCKTLTASDTSTHGGFSVLRRHADECLPPLDMSRQPPTQELVAKDLHGVEWRFRHIFRGQPRRHLLQSGWSVFVSAKRLVAGDAFIFLRGENGELRVGVRRAMRQQTNVPSSVISSHSMHLGVLATAWHAVNTGTMFTVYYKPRTSPAEFVVPYDRYMESLKQNYSIGMRFKMRFEGEEAPEQRFTGTIVGMGDSDPAGWPESKWRSLKVRWDEASSIPRPERVSPWQIEPAVSPPPVNPLPVPRTKRLRPNATALPADSSAIAKEAATKVVVESEPNGTQRTFQTQENATPKSGFGNSSELESAQKSIMRPSGFDREKNNTPIQWKLGSDGRMQMSKPESYSEMLSGFQPPKDVQIPQGFCSLPEQITAGHSNFWHTVNAQYQDQQSNHNMFPSSWSFMPPNTRLGLNKQNYSMIQEAGVLSQRPGNTKFGNGVYAALPGRGTEQYSGGWFGHMMPNSHMDDTQPRLIKPKPLVVAHGDVQKAKGASCKLFGIHLDSPAKSEPLKSPSSVVYDGTPQTPGATEWRRPDVTEVEKCSDPSKAMKPLDTPQPDSVPEKPSSQQASRNMSCKSQGVSTRSCKKVHKQGIALGRSVDLTKFNGYEELIAELDDMFDFNGELKGPKKEWMVVYTDNEGDMMLVGDDPWIEFCDMVHKIFIYTREEVQRMNPGTLNSRSEDSHANSMERGSVGREMRGCLSTSSLNSENC is encoded by the exons atggcgacggcggaggtcggcggcggcggcggtgagggggatgctgctgccgcggcggtggcgcgag gcggcggcggcggaggaggaggaggaggaggggaggacgcGCTGTTCACGGAGCTGTGGAGCGCGTGCGCGGGGCCGCTGGTGACGGTGCCGAGGGTTGGGGAGAAGGTGTTCTACTTCCCGCAGGGGCACATCGAGCAG GTGGAGGCCTCGACCAACCAGGTAGGCGAGCAGCGGATGCAGTTGTACAATCTCCCATGGAAGATCCTGTGTGAGGTTATGAACGTTGAGCTGAAG GCCGAGCCAGACACCGACGAGGTTTATGCTCAGCTCACTCTGCTTCCTGAAtcgaag CAACAAGAAGATAACGGCTCTACTGAGGAGGAGGTGCCTTCTGCTCCAGCAGCTGGGCATGTTAGGCCACGGGTGCACTCATTCTGCAAGACATTGACCGCCTCGGACACGAGCACACATGGCGGCTTCTCGGTGCTGCGACGCCACGCGGACGAATGCCTCCCACCACTG GATATGAGCCGTCAGCCTCCAACACAAGAGCTGGTGGCCAAGGATCTGCACGGTGTGGAATGGCGCTTTCGTCACATATTCAGAG GTCAACCACGAAGACACCTTTTGCAGAGTGGCTGGAGTGTGTTTGTTAGTGCCAAACGGCTTGTTGCTGGGGATGCCTTTATCTTTCTCAG AGGTGAGAACGGGGAACTGCGTGTTGGAGTCAGGCGTGCAATGAGGCAGCAAACTAATGTTCCATCTTCAGTGATATCAAGCCACAGCATGCATCTTGGGGTTCTTGCCACAGCATGGCATGCTGTTAACACAGGGACCATGTTCACTGTCTACTACAAGCCTAG GACAAGTCCAGCCGAGTTTGTGGTCCCTTACGATCGCTATATGGAATCACTGAAACAAAATTACTCCATTGGGATGAGATTTAAGATGAGGTTTGAAGGTGAAGAGGCTCCAGAGCAAAG ATTCACTGGGACTATTGTCGGAATGGGGGATTCTGATCCAGCTGGCTGGCCTGAATCAAAATGGCGCTCCCTTAAG GTGAGATGGGATGAAGCTTCTTCCATACCTCGCCCTGAAAGAGTTTCTCCCTGGCAAATAGAACCTGCTGTAAGCCCTCCTCCTGTCAACCCACTACCAGTTCCAAGAACCAAGAGGCTTCGTCCGAATGCTACCGCTTTGCCGGCTGACTCTTCTGCTATAGCAAAAGAAG CTGCTACGAAAGTTGTGGTCGAGTCTGAACCAAATGGTACGCAAAGGACCTTCCAGACACAAGAGAATGCAACCCCAAAAAGTGGTTTCGGCAATAGCAGCGAGTTAGAAAGTGCTCAGAAATCAATCATGCGTCCATCTGGATTTGATCGTGAGAAAAATAACACTCCCATACAGTGGAAGCTAGGTTCAGATGGTCGGATGCAGATGAGCAAGCCTGAGAGTTACAGTGAGATGCTATCTGGATTTCAGCCACCTAAAGATGTACAAATCCCACAGGGTTTCTGTTCTTTACCTGAGCAGATTACTGCAGGCCATTCTAACTTCTGGCACACAGTAAATGCTCAGTATCAAGATCAACAGAGCAATCACAATATGTTCCCCAGCTCATGGTCCTTCATGCCTCCAAATACTCGCCTTGGATTAAACAAACAGAACTATTCAATGATTCAGGAAGCTGGTGTGTTGTCTCAAAGGCCTGGAAATACAAAGTTTGGGAATGGAGTTTATGCTGCACTGCCAGGCCGAGGTACTGAGCAATACTCAGGGGGTTGGTTTGGCCATATGATGCCAAATTCCCACATGGATGATACACAGCCACGCCTGATCAAGCCTAAACCTCTGGTTGTTGCCCATGGTGATGTTCAGAAAGCTAAAGGTGCTTCATGCAAACTATTTGGAATTCACCTTGACAGCCCAGCGAAATCTGAACCTTTGAAATCTCCATCAAGTGTTGTATATGATGGGACGCCACAAACACCAGGTGCTACTGAATGGCGCCGACCAGATGTAACTGAAGTAGAGAAATGTTCTGATCCTTCTAAGGCCATGAAGCCACTTGATACTCCGCAACCAGACTCTGTTCCTGAGAAGCCTTCTTCTCAGCAAGCTTCACGAAACATGTCGTGCAAATCACAAGGTGTATCAACTAGAAGCTGCAAGAAG GTCCACAAGCAAGGCATTGCACTTGGCAGGTCTGTGGACCTTACAAAGTTTAATGGCTATGAAGAGTTGATTGCTGAGCTGGATGACATGTTTGATTTCAATGGTGAACTGAAGGGTCCTAAGAAGGAGTGGATGGTTGTCTACACTGACAACGAAGGTGACATGATGCTAGTTGGGGATGATCCCTGGAT TGAATTCTGCGACATGGTTCACAAGATCTTCATCTACACAAGAGAAGAGGTTCAGCGGATGAATCCGGGAACCCTGAACTCAAGATCAGAAGATAGTCATGCTAATTCAATGGAAAGGGGCTCAGTCGGCAGAGAAATGCGAGGCTGCTTGTCAACCTCGTCTCTTAATTCTGAGAACTGCTAA
- the LOC4350610 gene encoding auxin response factor 23 isoform 2 (isoform 2 is encoded by transcript variant 3): protein MATAEVGGGGGEGDAAAAAVARAGGGGGGGGGGGEDALFTELWSACAGPLVTVPRVGEKVFYFPQGHIEQVEASTNQVGEQRMQLYNLPWKILCEVMNVELKAEPDTDEVYAQLTLLPESKQQEDNGSTEEEVPSAPAAGHVRPRVHSFCKTLTASDTSTHGGFSVLRRHADECLPPLDMSRQPPTQELVAKDLHGVEWRFRHIFRGQPRRHLLQSGWSVFVSAKRLVAGDAFIFLRGENGELRVGVRRAMRQQTNVPSSVISSHSMHLGVLATAWHAVNTGTMFTVYYKPRTSPAEFVVPYDRYMESLKQNYSIGMRFKMRFEGEEAPEQRFTGTIVGMGDSDPAGWPESKWRSLKVRWDEASSIPRPERVSPWQIEPAVSPPPVNPLPVPRTKRLRPNATALPADSSAIAKEAATKVVVESEPNGTQRTFQTQENATPKSGFGNSSELESAQKSIMRPSGFDREKNNTPIQWKLGSDGRMQMSKPESYSEMLSGFQPPKDVQIPQGFCSLPEQITAGHSNFWHTVNAQYQDQQSNHNMFPSSWSFMPPNTRLGLNKQNYSMIQEAGVLSQRPGNTKFGNGVYAALPGRGTEQYSGGWFGHMMPNSHMDDTQPRLIKPKPLVVAHGDVQKAKGASCKLFGIHLDSPAKSEPLKSPSSVVYDGTPQTPGATEWRRPDVTEVEKCSDPSKAMKPLDTPQPDSVPEKPSSQQASRNMSCKSQGVSTRSCKKVHKQGIALGRSVDLTKFNGYEELIAELDDMFDFNGELKGPKKEWMVVYTDNEGDMMLVGDDPWIEFCDMVHKIFIYTREEVQRMNPGTLNSRSEDSHANSMERGSVGREMRGCLSTSSLNSENC from the exons atggcgacggcggaggtcggcggcggcggcggtgagggggatgctgctgccgcggcggtggcgcgag caggcggcggcggcggaggaggaggaggaggaggggaggacgcGCTGTTCACGGAGCTGTGGAGCGCGTGCGCGGGGCCGCTGGTGACGGTGCCGAGGGTTGGGGAGAAGGTGTTCTACTTCCCGCAGGGGCACATCGAGCAG GTGGAGGCCTCGACCAACCAGGTAGGCGAGCAGCGGATGCAGTTGTACAATCTCCCATGGAAGATCCTGTGTGAGGTTATGAACGTTGAGCTGAAG GCCGAGCCAGACACCGACGAGGTTTATGCTCAGCTCACTCTGCTTCCTGAAtcgaag CAACAAGAAGATAACGGCTCTACTGAGGAGGAGGTGCCTTCTGCTCCAGCAGCTGGGCATGTTAGGCCACGGGTGCACTCATTCTGCAAGACATTGACCGCCTCGGACACGAGCACACATGGCGGCTTCTCGGTGCTGCGACGCCACGCGGACGAATGCCTCCCACCACTG GATATGAGCCGTCAGCCTCCAACACAAGAGCTGGTGGCCAAGGATCTGCACGGTGTGGAATGGCGCTTTCGTCACATATTCAGAG GTCAACCACGAAGACACCTTTTGCAGAGTGGCTGGAGTGTGTTTGTTAGTGCCAAACGGCTTGTTGCTGGGGATGCCTTTATCTTTCTCAG AGGTGAGAACGGGGAACTGCGTGTTGGAGTCAGGCGTGCAATGAGGCAGCAAACTAATGTTCCATCTTCAGTGATATCAAGCCACAGCATGCATCTTGGGGTTCTTGCCACAGCATGGCATGCTGTTAACACAGGGACCATGTTCACTGTCTACTACAAGCCTAG GACAAGTCCAGCCGAGTTTGTGGTCCCTTACGATCGCTATATGGAATCACTGAAACAAAATTACTCCATTGGGATGAGATTTAAGATGAGGTTTGAAGGTGAAGAGGCTCCAGAGCAAAG ATTCACTGGGACTATTGTCGGAATGGGGGATTCTGATCCAGCTGGCTGGCCTGAATCAAAATGGCGCTCCCTTAAG GTGAGATGGGATGAAGCTTCTTCCATACCTCGCCCTGAAAGAGTTTCTCCCTGGCAAATAGAACCTGCTGTAAGCCCTCCTCCTGTCAACCCACTACCAGTTCCAAGAACCAAGAGGCTTCGTCCGAATGCTACCGCTTTGCCGGCTGACTCTTCTGCTATAGCAAAAGAAG CTGCTACGAAAGTTGTGGTCGAGTCTGAACCAAATGGTACGCAAAGGACCTTCCAGACACAAGAGAATGCAACCCCAAAAAGTGGTTTCGGCAATAGCAGCGAGTTAGAAAGTGCTCAGAAATCAATCATGCGTCCATCTGGATTTGATCGTGAGAAAAATAACACTCCCATACAGTGGAAGCTAGGTTCAGATGGTCGGATGCAGATGAGCAAGCCTGAGAGTTACAGTGAGATGCTATCTGGATTTCAGCCACCTAAAGATGTACAAATCCCACAGGGTTTCTGTTCTTTACCTGAGCAGATTACTGCAGGCCATTCTAACTTCTGGCACACAGTAAATGCTCAGTATCAAGATCAACAGAGCAATCACAATATGTTCCCCAGCTCATGGTCCTTCATGCCTCCAAATACTCGCCTTGGATTAAACAAACAGAACTATTCAATGATTCAGGAAGCTGGTGTGTTGTCTCAAAGGCCTGGAAATACAAAGTTTGGGAATGGAGTTTATGCTGCACTGCCAGGCCGAGGTACTGAGCAATACTCAGGGGGTTGGTTTGGCCATATGATGCCAAATTCCCACATGGATGATACACAGCCACGCCTGATCAAGCCTAAACCTCTGGTTGTTGCCCATGGTGATGTTCAGAAAGCTAAAGGTGCTTCATGCAAACTATTTGGAATTCACCTTGACAGCCCAGCGAAATCTGAACCTTTGAAATCTCCATCAAGTGTTGTATATGATGGGACGCCACAAACACCAGGTGCTACTGAATGGCGCCGACCAGATGTAACTGAAGTAGAGAAATGTTCTGATCCTTCTAAGGCCATGAAGCCACTTGATACTCCGCAACCAGACTCTGTTCCTGAGAAGCCTTCTTCTCAGCAAGCTTCACGAAACATGTCGTGCAAATCACAAGGTGTATCAACTAGAAGCTGCAAGAAG GTCCACAAGCAAGGCATTGCACTTGGCAGGTCTGTGGACCTTACAAAGTTTAATGGCTATGAAGAGTTGATTGCTGAGCTGGATGACATGTTTGATTTCAATGGTGAACTGAAGGGTCCTAAGAAGGAGTGGATGGTTGTCTACACTGACAACGAAGGTGACATGATGCTAGTTGGGGATGATCCCTGGAT TGAATTCTGCGACATGGTTCACAAGATCTTCATCTACACAAGAGAAGAGGTTCAGCGGATGAATCCGGGAACCCTGAACTCAAGATCAGAAGATAGTCATGCTAATTCAATGGAAAGGGGCTCAGTCGGCAGAGAAATGCGAGGCTGCTTGTCAACCTCGTCTCTTAATTCTGAGAACTGCTAA